CTACTTCTGGGCGCGCGCGTTCATGGGCACGTAGTCCCGGCGCTTGGAGCCCGTGTACACCTGACGCGGACGGGCGATCTTCTGCTCGGGATCCTTCACCATCTCCTCCCACTGGGTCACCCAACCCACGGTGCGCGGAATGGCGAAGAGCACGGGGAACATCTCCACCGGGAAGCCCATGGCCTCGTAGATGAGGCCCGAGTAGAAGTCCACGTTCGGGTAGAGCTTGCGCTTGACGAAGTACTCGTCCTGCAGGGCGATGCGCTCGAGCTCCACGGCGATCTCCAGGAGCGGGTTCTTGCCCGTCACCTCGAAGACCTCGTCCGCCACGCGCTTGATGACCTTGGCGCGCGGATCATAGGACTTGTAGACGCGGTGGCCGAAGCCCATGAGCTTGGAGCCGCCCTCGCCGCCCTTCACCTGCTTGATGAACTCCGGCACCTTGGAGACGTGGCCGATCTCGCGCAGCATGCGCAGCACGGCCTCGTTGGCGCCGCCGTGCAGCGGGCCGTAGAGCGCCGCGATGCCCGAGGCCACCGCGCTGAAGGGATCCACCTCGGAGGAGCCCACGGTGCGCACGGACGTGGTGGAGCAGTTCTGCTCGTGGTCGGCGTGGAGGATGAAGAGGACGTCGAGCGCCTTCTCCAGGGTGGGGTGCACCTTGTAGGTGGTGGTGCCGATCTTGCGGACCATCGCCAGGAAGTTGCCCACGTAGGACAGATCGTTGTCCGGGTAGACGTAGGGCAGGCCCATGCTGTGGCGGTAGGAGAAGGCGGCCAGCGTCGGCATCTTGGCGATGAGCCGGGTCATCTGGATGCGGCGGCTGCGCTCGTCCTTGGTGTGCTTGGCGTCCGGGTAGAAGCCCGAGAGCGCGGCCACCGTGGAGGACAGCATGGACATGGGGTGCGCGTCGTAGCGGAACCCGTCCATGAACGTCTTGATGTTCTCGTGCACGTAGGTGTGGTGCGTGACGAGGTACCTGAACTCCTCGAGCTGCTTCTCGGTGGGCAGCTCGCCGTTGAGCAGCAGGTAGGAGACTTCGAGGAAGGAGGAGCGCTCAGCGAGCTGCTCGATGGGGTAGCCCCGGTACTCCAGGATGCCCTTGTCCCCGTCGATGAAGGTGATGGCGCTCTTGCAGTTCGCCGTATTCAGGAACGCTGGGTCATACCCCATCAGACCGAAGTCATCGTCTGAGACCTTGATCTGCCTGAGGCCGTTGGTCCGAATGCATCCGTTCTCGATCGGGATCTCGTACGTCTTCCCGGTCCGGTTGTCCGTGATGGTCAGCGTATCCTTTGGCATGGGAGGACTTTTCACAGGCGGCGGAGAGCTTTCAACAAAAAAGAGCGGCGCCCGGAGAGGCCGCGTTTGCCTCCGGGCACCCGTGGTCTCAGGTGAGCCGGGCTCCCGTGAGTTCCAGTTGTTGCCAGAAGCCGGGGAAGCTCTTCTCCACGCACTCGGGGCCGGTGAGCGTCAGGGCCGCCCCCGAGAGGGCGGAGAGCGTCGCGGACACCATGGCCATGCGGTGGTCCCCTCGGCTGTCCATGGCGAAGTGGCGGGGTGGGGTGGGAGGTGGATGGATGGTAAGCGTCTCACCCTCCAGGACCGTCTTCCCGCCAACAGCATCCACCAGCGTGCGGATGCCCTCCAGCCGGTCGCTCTCCTTGACCCGCAGGATGCCCACGTCGGTGAGCGTGGAGGAACGTGGCAGCACGCATGCGAGCGCGGCCAGGGTGGGCAGGAGGTCCGGGCACTCCTTGCCCGATGCAACGAGACCGTCACGGGCCTCGCCCACCAGACGCAGGGTGGAATTGAGCCCGGCCTCGGCGCGCAGTCCCGCGCGTTCCACCAGCCGCACCAGCGCCTGATCCGGGTGGGCGCTGCCGAGGTCCGCGCGCTCCACGCTCCCGCCCGTGCGCCAGGCCAATAGCAGCAGGTAGCCGAGCGAGGACCAGTCTCCCGGCATGGCCGGGGTGCGCTCCGGGGCGCGGTAGTCCGCCACCTCGAAGCGACCGTCCCGCTCCTCCACCGTGAAGCCGAAGCGGCGCAGCCAGGACACGGTCAGCTCCAGGTAGCCCGCGCTGGTGAGCGTGCCGGTGATCTCCACGCGCCACGGACGGCGCTCGCGCAGGTACAGCGCCGCGCAGCCGAGCAGCAGACTGGAGGCGTACTGGCTGCTCTGATCGCCGGGGACGCGGAAGACGGGCTCGCCGGTGCGCTCCGGGGCGCGGATCTCCACGGGCCAGGGCTTGCCCTCGGTGAGCACGAGCCCCGAGGGCCCGAGCGCCTCGCGCAGGGACTCGAAGAGCGGGCCGTGGGGCCGCTCGCCCAGGCGGGGCGTGCCGGTGAGGCGCACGTGGGCACCGGGCGTCACCGCGGCCTGGGTGACGAGGATGCGGAAGGGGGCGCCGCCATCCGCGCAGTCCACGTCCCGCACGGTGCCGGGCGGCAGGCGCAGGGCCTCGACGCCCCGGCGCAGCACGCGCACGTCCGCGGGGAGGAAGTGCTCGGGCTCGCGCTGGATCTCCGGCAGGGGCCAGGCTCCGGTGAGGTGCGCGAGCACCAGCGCCCGTTGGGCGTCCGATTTGGAGATGGGTGGCGTGAGGACGGCGGGGGTGAGCCGGCTCGGGTCGACGTGCAGCCGGGTCTGGGATGAACTCGTCATGGGCGGACTCCCTTCGTCCAGGCGGGCCAGAGTGCGCGCCACTCGGGCGCGGAGACGTCACGCACCTCGGCGACGCCAATGTCGGTGAGCAACACCATGCGCAGCTCTCCCGCCGCGCCCGTCTTCTTGTCCGCGGCCAGGAGCGCCTCGATGTCCTCGAGCGCCGCGCGCTTGAGCAGCGCCGCCGTGCGCTTGCGGTTGAGCACCCCCGGCCCCTTCTCCAGCGCCGTCTCCACGCGGGCGGCCACCTTGTCGGGCGTCACGCCCAGGGAGCGCCCCACGTCGAGCGCGCACAACATGCCCAGGCCCACCGCGTCCCCGTGCGACAGCTTGAAGCGTGACACGCTCTCGAGCACATGGCCGAAGGTGTGGCCGAAGTTGAGCACCCGTCGCAGGCCCTGCTGCTCGTAGGGATCCTGCGCGCACACGGTTTCCTTGAGGCGCCGCGCGTCCTTCACCAGGCGCTCCAACGAGGGCGGCCGGCGCGTGTAGTTCTGGAAGAGCTGGGCGTCGAGGCTCGCCACCATCTTCCACGCCTCGAGCGCGCCCTCGCGCCGCTGCGTGTCCGAGAGGCTCTCGAAGAGCTCCGGACACAGCCACGTCTCCTCGGCGTAGTGGAAGACGCCCACGGGGTTCTTCACCACCTGCCCGTTCACGGTGACGTCCACCGCCCCCTTGCCGCCGAGGCTGCTGTCCACCGCCGCGAGCAGCGTGGTGGGCACCTGCACCAGCCGCACGCCCCGCTTGAGCAGGTGCGCGGCCATGGTGCACACGTCGCCGATGGTGCCCCCGCCAATGGCCACGAGCGTGCCCGAGCGCGGCAGCATGATGCCCGCGGAGAGCACCTGCTCCAGGGACTCGAAGGACTTGGCCCGCTCGCCTCCCATGATCTGGAGGATGGCGTGGGGACGGCGCGCCTGGAGCGCGGGCAGGAGGGAGGGGTGCAGCTTGGCCACGCGCTTGTCCACCACGACGAGGCTGCCCTCGGGCAGGGTGGCGCTCACGCGCGAGAAGGCCCCCCAGCGGTCATTGGCGGGACGGTAGGCGCCGGGGGGAAGAGAAGTGTAGGCGCCAGGAGGAAGAGAGGTCATGTGGAGTGGGGCCAGGCGTTGAACTGCAGGGCGAGGTCGGCCAGGACGAGCGACACCATGGCCTCCAGGACGGGGACGGCGCGGGGCATGATGCAGGGATCATGGCGGCCGCCCTTGGCGTGATCCGCGAGCGTGGCGGGGGGCTTGAAGTAGACGCGCAGGAACATGGGCTCGCCATTGGTGAGGCCTCCCTGGATGCCGCCGTAGGTGTCCTTGCGCGCGTGGAACTGGAGGCCGGGCTGCGCGATGCGCTCGAGCAGATCCGGCGGCCCCCAGACGACGCCGGTGACGGCGCCCACGCTGCCCAGCGCCTGCGCGATCAGCGCCTTGATCTTTCCGAAGATGGGCTCGCCCAGGCCCACGGGCAGGCCCTCGACGCGCACGTCGATGCTGCCGCCCAGGCTGTCTCCCGCCTCCTTGGCGACGAGGATGCGCCGCGACATCTCCTCGCGCACCACCGGATCCGGGCAGCGCGTGGGGTGCTCGTCCACCTGGGCGCGCGTGAGGCCCAGCTCCGGCACCGCGCTCACCAGATCGCCCACCTGCGACACCCACGCCACCGTGGACACCTTCGGGAACTGCCGCTCGAGATACGCCTCGGCGATGGTGCCGCCGATGACCCGGCAGAGCGTCTCGCGGCCGCTGGTGCGTCCGCCACCGCGGTGATCCCGGTGCTTGAAGCGCTCGCGCCACACGGCGTCCGCGTGGCCGGGGCGATCCTCCGCCTTGAGCTTGTCGTAGTCCCCCGAGCGCTGGTTGGTGTTGCGCACGATGGCCGCGATGGGCGTGCCGAGCGTCTTGCCCTCGAAGACGCCGGAGAGGATCTCCACCTGATCCGGCTCGGAGCGGGCGGTGGTGATGGTGGACTGGCCGGGCCGGCGGCGATCCAGCGCGGCCTGGATGCGCGCCGTCTCCAGGGGCACACCCGCGGGGCAGCCGTCGATGACGGAGCCCAGGGCCGGGCCGTGGCTCTCACCGAAGGTGGTGAGGCGGAACAGGGTACCAAAGGTGTTCATGTGGCGGTCTCCCAGAGGGCTCGCTGCCGGCGGGCCTGGGCAATGAACCACGCCGCGCCGAGGAGCAGGGGCACTCCCCCGCGGCGGGTGATCTCGGTGGCGATGCGACGTGCCGGGGCGCCGTAGGCGATGACGGCGACGCGGGCTCCCTCTAAGCGCAGGGTCTCCGGGGGCGCGATGCGATCCGGCCACGTCCAGAGGCCCGTGCCCTTCAGGGGCTCGGAGATGGAGGCGCGGCGCAGGAAGCGCAGGTGGTCGCGCTCGGAGGCGGCGGCGCGCAACGCGGCGCCCACCCCTCCATCTCCGAGCACGAAGAGGTCCCCTCCACCGAGCCGCTCGAGCACCGCGCGGGCGCCCTCGGTGTCGGTGTTGAAGGACTCCCAATGGTCCCCGCGGCGCACGAGCGTGTTGATGGCGTCGATCGACGCGCCGGTGTGCCGGGCGAGGCGCGGCTTGAAGGGACTGGTGATGGCGAAGCCGCGGTAGTGGGGCAGCAGCGCGTCCACGAGCGCCTCGACGGGGGCGTCCTCGGCCAGGTCGATGCGATCGAAGGGCTGGGGGTGGATGCGCGGCGAGCGCGAGTGGGCGATGGAGGTGCCGAGGATGCCCAGCCGTCCCTCGCGCGCGGGGGCACGGGCCTCGCGCGCCGCGTCCAGCAGCAGCCGCTGTCCCGGCGCCGCCTTCCAGTCGCCTCCGATGGCCACGTACTCGAGCAGGTTGCGCCGGGAGAGCACCGCGCGCACGGGGAGCGCGATCGGTCCCATCGTGAGCACCGTCACCCGCTCCGCGCCGAAGCGCTCGCCCAGTCTCCTCTGGGTCTCGAGCAGCTCGGCGATCCGCGCCGCGGAGGGCTCGCCGAGCGGCTCGACATGCTTCACCAGGGCTCCCTCCGGCAGGGGTCCCTCCCACAGGCGCAGCGCCTCGTCGGTCTTCAGCGGGCGATCGGCGTGGTGCGAGGCGAGCAGCTTGCCCGCCGGAGCGTCCAGTGCGCTCGCGTGGACCACGTCCCGATCCACCCAGCGCGCGGCGGCCACCCATGCGGGAGGCAGGGGCACGCCCCGCTCGGACACGAGCAGTTCCAGGATGCGCGCGAGCGCCGCGGCATCCACCGCGTCGGCCGGGTGCAGGTCCGTGCGCACCTCCAGCATGTCCGCGCCCAGACTCCGGGCGTCGGTGGCGAAGCGCAGGGCTTCGGCGCCTCGCAGGACCGGGGGAAGGGTGACGACGAGGCGCGCGGACTTCATCAGGGATTCTCCGGGTCGGCGAAGGCTCGCAGGAACGCGGCGATGCCCACCGTGGGGACGCGGGCGTGCAGCACCTCGCGTTGCTCGTAGATGGCGCTCAGCTCCTCCTCGAGGCTCACGTCTGGGCGCAGCCGCGGCCGGCGCGTGTCCTTGAGCAGGCGCTCGCGGTAGGTCTCGAAGGTGATGGGCACCAGCAGGGTGTGGCAGTCCCGCAGGGCCTCCGGATGGTGGGACAGGAAGCCGCCTCCCACCGCCACGAGCCCCCCGGCGGGCAGGGTGAGGAACAGGTCGCGCTCGGCCCGGCGGAAGCCGTCGGTGTCCGTGGCCACCCAGTCGCGCAGCGAGCGGCCCGAGTGCTTCTCCAGCTCGACGTCCAGATCCACCCCGGGCCTGCCGGTCAGCGCGCTGACGAGCGGCAGCAGCCGCGTCTTGCCCGCGGAGCGGTGTCCGCCGATCACGATGGTCCTCCACGCGGGGGGCGGGGTGCCGGGCGGAAGCCGGGCGAACTCCTCGCGGATCGAGTCGGTGAGCCGCGGGTCCACGGCCCCGAGGATTTTTTCGATGAGGTGTTTCCGCTGCTCAGCGGACGGTACCGACATAGACGTAAGATGTCCCGAACGTCAGGGGATGGGCCACTTTTTCCTTATAGCCGCCTGACTGCTCCATAAGGGCGAGGAATCTGTCCCCCGCGGGGAACGCGGCGGAGGTGCGCGGCAGGTACTCGTAGGCGGCCCGGTTGCCGGTGAGCAGCCCGCCCACGCGCGGCATGACGACCTTGCTGTAGAAGCGGAACAGGGCGCCGAAGAAGCCCGAGGGCTGGCCGAACTCCAGCACCACCACCCGGCCTCCGGGGCGCACCACCCGGGCCATCTCGCTCAGGCACTTCACCGGATCATCCACGTTGCGGATGCCAAAGGCGATGGAGGCCACGTCGAAGCTGTTGTCCGCGAAGGGCAGGGCCATGGCGTCGGCGACCTGGAACTCCACGCGCAGCCCCTCGCGCTCGGCCTTGGCCGGAGCGCTGTCCAGCATCTCCTTGCAGAAGTCCGTGCCCACCACGCGCCCCGTCTCGCCCACCTGGCGCTTGAAGGCCAGCGCCAGGTCTCCGGTGCCGGTGGCGCAGTCGAGCACGGCATCCCCGGACTTCGCGCCGCTCAGGCGCACCGCCTTGCGCCGCCACAGGCGGTGGATGCCGAGGGACAAGACCTCGTTCGTCACGTCATAACGCGTGGCGATGGAGGAGAACATCTGACGTACTTCGGTGCTCATTCGAGCCCTCGCCTGGGGAGAGTCGACCGCGCGCGCCGCTGGGTCGCCGGTGGAGTTCACGTTGTTTTGAACCCCGTATTGCTTGTATAGCCCAACGCGCGGACAGGACAACAAGAGGTTGTGGCGAGCGCGCGTTGGCGCGGGACGGTGGCGGGACGCATGAGGACGGCTGATGACGACACTCGGATCCACTGACGCGAGCCGTTGGGTGGCGGGGTGGATCCCCCTGCCCGCGGTGGATCCGCTCGCTGGAGCGGACGCGTTCGGAGAGCCGTCCGTGTATTGGGAGCGGCCGCTCGCGCGCGAGGCGGCGGCGGGATGGGGCGAGGCGGGCACGAGGGAGGCCACGAGCCCGGCACGGGCCCAGGCGGTGTTGAAGGAGTTGTCGGCGCCGGACACCGTGCGCTGGCTGGAGGCGCCGCCCGCCGGGCTCCCCGGGCCCTGGTTCGGGGGCATGCGCTTCTCGGCGAGCGGGCAGGACGCGGGCTGGAGTCCGTTCGGCTTCGGCCGGTGGACGCTGCCCGAGACTCTGGTGTGGCGCACGGAGCGGGGGCTCGCGTTGGCGGTCTTCGCGCCCGAGGGGCCCGGTGCCGAGGATCGGGTGCGCTCGCGGCTGTCGCGCATGGGCTCGGCCTTTCCCTCCGGCCACCGGCATCCACGGGGCACGCCCCAGACGCTGCGCGTGTCCTCGCCCCGGCCGGACTTCGAGGAGCGGGTGGAGCGCGCGGTGGAGGCCATCCGCGCGGGCAACCTGCTCAAGGTGGTGCTGGCGCGGGCGGTGGAGGTGGAGGCCGAGCACGACTTCGATCGGGTGGACACGCTGGCGCGGCTGCGCGAGCAGAACCCGCGCTGTGCCACCTTCCTCTTCCAGGCGCCGGACGGCACGGCCTTCCTGGGCGCCACGCCGGAGACGCTCTGCCGGCTGGAGGGTCGCCTGCTGGAGACGGAGGCGCTCGCTGGCTCCGCCTCTCCGGCGCGCTCCGGGGAGTTGGGTTCGAGCGACAAGGATCGCCGGGAGCATGAGGCGGTGGTGAGCTACATCCTCGAGACGCTCCAGCCCCTGGCCGAGCGGCTCGATGCGGACCGGGAGCCGTCGTTGCTGCCCTTGAAGAACGTGGTGCACCTGCGCACGGGCATCCGCGCCGGGCTGCGCGAGGGGGTGGGAGTGGCCGAGCTGGTGGCTGCCCTGCAACCCACACCCGCGGTGGGTGGCACGCCCCGGGCGCTCGCCCTGGAGTTCATCGCCACGCACGAGTCGCTGGATCGCGGCTGGTACGCGGGGCCGGTGGGTTGGGTGGGTCCCGGGCGGGCCCACCAGGTGGTCGCGCTGCGCTCGGCTCGGGTGAAGGCCCGCCAGGCACGGCTTTTCGTGGGGGCTGGTATCGTGGCGGGCTCGCGCGCCGAGGCGGAGTGGCACGAGACGGAGATGAAGGGACTGGCGATGTTGCGGGCGCTCGGAGGGGGACATGTTTGACGCCCACGTGAATCAACTCTGGGCCCGGGCCCTCGTGGAGGAGCTGGTGCGCAGCGGGGTGAGGCACGCCGTGGTGTGTCCGGGCTCGCGCTCCTCTCCCGTGGCTCACGCGTGCGCCACGGTCGAGGGCCTGCGCACCTGGTCCGTCATCGACGAGCGCAGCGCGGGCTTCTTCGCGTTGGGCATGGCCAAGCAGTCGCGCGTGCCGGTGGTGCTGGTGGCCACGAGCGGCACGGCGGGCGCGCACTTCTACCCGGCGGTCATCGAGGCCGCCATGTCGCAGGTGCCGCTGGTGGTGCTCACCGCGGACCGGCCCCTGGAACTGCAGGGCTGGGGAGCGCCCCAGACGGTGCCCCAGGCGCGCATGTTCGGGGAGTTCTCCCGGCTGTTCGCGGACGTGGGCCTGCCGGAGTCGGAGGACGTGGCGCTCGTGCACCTGCGCGCCACGGTGGCCCGGGCGGTGAGCGTGGCCCAGCGCGCGCCACGGGGCACGGTGCACCTCAACGTGCCGTTTCGCGAGCCCCTGGCGCCCGTGCCCGGCGAATCCCGCGCGGAGCACCTGTCCGCGCTCGCCCGGGAGGGGCGGCCGGGAGCCCCGCTCACGCGCATCAGTCCGCCGGTGCGCCAGCCGGATCCGCTGACGCTGGCGGCGGTGCGCGCGCGCGTGGCCGCCACCGAGCGGGGCGTCATCGTCTGCGGCCCCCGGGACGAGAACGACGGCTTCGCGGAGGCCATCGCCTCGCTGGCCGAGGCCACGGGTTATCCGGTGCTGGCGGAGGCCACGTCGCAGGCCCGCTATGGTGGTGGGCCCCTCACGCTGTCGCTCTACGACGCGATGTTGCGGCACGAGCCCTTCGCCCGCGACCACCGGCCGGAGCTGGTGCTGCGCTTCGGCGGCGGGCTCACGCCCAAGGCACCTCAGTCATGGATCGAGAGCTCGGGCGCGGAGGTGGTGCTCTTCAGTGACGAGGGCGCGCTGTTCGATCCCTCGCACCGCGCCTCGCGCGTGGTGGAGGGCTCGGCGGTGGCGGCGTGCGAAGCGCTCGGCAAGGGGCAGTCGCGAGGGCTGGGTCCCTGGGCGCGCGGCTTCCTGTGGGCCGAGCAGTGGTGCCGGGCGGCGCTGGAGTCGGCCTTCTCGGAGGACGCGACACTCACGGAGATGCGGCTCGCCCATGACGTGGTGGCGGTGCTGCCGGATGGGGCGAACCTCTTCGTGTCCAGCAGCATGCCCATCCGGGACGTGGACGCGTTCGCGCCCGCGTCGGGGCGGAGTCTGCGTGTGCTGGCCAACCGGGGCGCCAATGGCATCGACGGCATCATCTCGAGCGCGCTCGGGATGGCGGCGGCCTCGGGGCGGCCCACGGTGTTGCTCACCGGGGACCTGGCCCTGCTGCATGACATGGGCGGCCTGCTGCTGGCGCGCCGCAATGGTGTCCCCCTGACGGTGGTGGTGGTGAACAACGACGGGGGAGGCATCTTCTCCTTCCTGCCCATCGCCCAGGCCGAGGGGGCGCGCGCGCACTACGAGTCCCTGTGGGGCACGCCCCACGGCATGGACTTCGCCCACGCCGCCGCGCTCTACCAGGCGCGCTACCGGCGGGTGGAGTCGCCCGCGGCGCTGCGCTCGGCGGTGGCCGAGGGGCTCAAGGGTGGGTTGAACCTCATCGAGGTCCAGGTGAGGGATCGCGCGAGGAACGTGGAGTCGCACCGGCAGCTATTCGCGAGGATGGCCGCCGCACTGGGAGAGGGCCCATGGCTCTGAAGCTGGCGTATGAGACGTGGGGAGAGGGGGAGCACCCCCTTCTCCTCGTGCACGGGTTCACGGGGAACCGCACGTCGTTCGATCACCTGCGTTCTTTGTGGAGCCCGCACGTCAAGGCCATCGTGGTGGAGCTGCCGGGGCACGGGCAGACGCCGCTGCCCACGCGCCCCGGACGCGAGGGTTTCCTGGAGACGCTCGACGCGCTCTACGCGGTGCTCGACGAGCTGAACGTGGCGCGCACGAACCTCCTGGGCTACTCGCAGGGGGCGCGCTTCGCGCTGGCGGCGGTGATGCGCCGGCCCGAGCGCTTCACGCGGCTCATCATGGAGAGCGGCTCGCCGGGGCTGCATCGTCGTCAGCACCGCACGGAGCGGCGGGTGAAGGACAGCGAGCTGGCGCTCTTCCTGCGGCAGAAGGGGCTCACGGCGTTCATGGACTACTGGGAATCGCTGCCGCTGTTCGCGGGATTGCAGCGCCTGCCCGAGGACCGGCGCGCGGCCCTGCGAGCCCGGCGGTTGGCGAACACGGCCGAGGGCCTGGCCGGAGCGCTGGAGTGCCTGGGCCTGGGCGTGCAGCCGGACTACTGGCCGGAGCTGCAGCGCCAGCGGCTGCCCACGCTGTTGCTCACGGGCGCGCTGGACGAGAAGTTCACCCTGACGGCGCGGCGGATGGCGGAGGAGCTGCCGGTGGTCTACCGCCGCGCGTTCGAGGGTTGCACCCACGCGCCGCATCTGGAAGTGCCCGAGGAGTTCGCCCAGGAGGTGCTCTCCTTCATCCGCACGCCCTGGTACGAGTCCCCCGAGTTCGAGAGCACCGGAGCCGATGCGAGCCCGGCGCCGGTCGCCTCCGTGGATCCCTCCCTGCCCTCGAAGTCCCAGCCCACCCCATGAACGCGATTGCTCCCGCGATGCAGGCGCCTCGTCCCACCTTGAAGACGTGGTTGATGGCCGCCCGGCCCAAGACGCTCACGGCGGCGCTGGTGCCGGTGATGGTGGGCACGGCGCTCGCGTATGGACTGGGCGTGGGCCGGTGGTTGCCCGCGCTGGCGGCGCTCGTGGGCTCGATGTTCATCCAGGTGGGCACCAACCTGACGAACGACTACTTCGACTTCAAGAAGGGCGCGGACACGGCGGAGCGGGTGGGGCCCCAGCGGGTGACGCAGAGTGGGCTCATCGCTCCGAGCACGGTGCTGGCGAGCGCGCTCGTGTGCTTCGGACTGGCGGTGCTCACGGGCATCTACCTGGTGGTGGTGGGCGGCTGGCCCATCGTGGCCATCGGGGTGGCGTCGGTGCTGGCGGGCTACTCGTACACGGGCGGCCCCTTTCCCCTGGCCTACCACGGGCTCGGTGACGTGTTCGTCTTCGTGTTCTTCGGGTTGGTGGCGGTGCCGGGCACCTTCTACGTGCAGGCGCTGACGGTGACGTCGGCGGCGTGGTGGGCGGCCATTCCGGTGGGGGCGATCGGCACGGCCCTGCTGGTGGTCAACAACCTGCGCGATGCGGCCACGGACGTGAAGGCGGGCAAGCGCACCCTGGTGGTGCGCCTGGGATTGCGCGCGGGACGGGCCGAGTACGTGGCGCTCCTGGCGCTCGCCTTCGCCACGCCCCTGGCGATGTGGAGCCTGGGCCTGTCGAGCGCGTGGGTGATGCTCGCGTGGCTGAGCGCTCCCCTGGCGGTGCCGCTGCTCAAGCTCGTGCTTGGGCAGGAGGGCGCGCCGCTCAACCCGGCCCTGGGTGGGACGGCGA
This genomic interval from Cystobacter ferrugineus contains the following:
- the menD gene encoding 2-succinyl-5-enolpyruvyl-6-hydroxy-3-cyclohexene-1-carboxylic-acid synthase — its product is MFDAHVNQLWARALVEELVRSGVRHAVVCPGSRSSPVAHACATVEGLRTWSVIDERSAGFFALGMAKQSRVPVVLVATSGTAGAHFYPAVIEAAMSQVPLVVLTADRPLELQGWGAPQTVPQARMFGEFSRLFADVGLPESEDVALVHLRATVARAVSVAQRAPRGTVHLNVPFREPLAPVPGESRAEHLSALAREGRPGAPLTRISPPVRQPDPLTLAAVRARVAATERGVIVCGPRDENDGFAEAIASLAEATGYPVLAEATSQARYGGGPLTLSLYDAMLRHEPFARDHRPELVLRFGGGLTPKAPQSWIESSGAEVVLFSDEGALFDPSHRASRVVEGSAVAACEALGKGQSRGLGPWARGFLWAEQWCRAALESAFSEDATLTEMRLAHDVVAVLPDGANLFVSSSMPIRDVDAFAPASGRSLRVLANRGANGIDGIISSALGMAAASGRPTVLLTGDLALLHDMGGLLLARRNGVPLTVVVVNNDGGGIFSFLPIAQAEGARAHYESLWGTPHGMDFAHAAALYQARYRRVESPAALRSAVAEGLKGGLNLIEVQVRDRARNVESHRQLFARMAAALGEGPWL
- the menH gene encoding 2-succinyl-6-hydroxy-2,4-cyclohexadiene-1-carboxylate synthase — protein: MALKLAYETWGEGEHPLLLVHGFTGNRTSFDHLRSLWSPHVKAIVVELPGHGQTPLPTRPGREGFLETLDALYAVLDELNVARTNLLGYSQGARFALAAVMRRPERFTRLIMESGSPGLHRRQHRTERRVKDSELALFLRQKGLTAFMDYWESLPLFAGLQRLPEDRRAALRARRLANTAEGLAGALECLGLGVQPDYWPELQRQRLPTLLLTGALDEKFTLTARRMAEELPVVYRRAFEGCTHAPHLEVPEEFAQEVLSFIRTPWYESPEFESTGADASPAPVASVDPSLPSKSQPTP
- a CDS encoding 1,4-dihydroxy-2-naphthoate polyprenyltransferase, with translation MNAIAPAMQAPRPTLKTWLMAARPKTLTAALVPVMVGTALAYGLGVGRWLPALAALVGSMFIQVGTNLTNDYFDFKKGADTAERVGPQRVTQSGLIAPSTVLASALVCFGLAVLTGIYLVVVGGWPIVAIGVASVLAGYSYTGGPFPLAYHGLGDVFVFVFFGLVAVPGTFYVQALTVTSAAWWAAIPVGAIGTALLVVNNLRDAATDVKAGKRTLVVRLGLRAGRAEYVALLALAFATPLAMWSLGLSSAWVMLAWLSAPLAVPLLKLVLGQEGAPLNPALGGTARLQLVFGLLFSVGLFLR